CGCCTTCACCCACGCCGGGAGGCAGCCCGGTCTCGACCTCCATCACGTGACGTTCCCAATCCCGGGCCTCCGCGAGCGCTTTCTCCGGCAAAGACTCGAGCAGTCCCCGCGGTTCGATCCTGGGCAGCGGAGCCGAGCCCACCAGCTCGAAATCCTCTGCCGCCAAAAGGAATGGCAGAGCAACCACGCTCGCCTCACCACTGTCGGACAGCAACCGAATCTTGGTCCCCGAAATCGCGACCACCGCATGCGCGAACCCGCCGAAGACCACCCGGTCACCAACGGTGAGCACGCCTGGCCGCTCCAACATCACCGGCGCTCCTCGCTGTGCACGGGCCCCTGCGCCATGTCCGACAGATCCGACAACTTCGGTGAGACACTCACAGCACTGCGGTGCGACAACACCACCGACAAATCCGCCACCAACCATTGCCGCCAGAGCAGGTGATAGAGGACCGGCAATGTGCGCAGCGGATCACCCACCGCCTCAGCCCCATCCATCAACGGCCTTGGCCGCGTGAACGTTTCCAGCAACTCACGTGCCACCGCACCGTCGAAACAGCGGGGATGGCGATAGCCGCCCAACCAGCGATGATTCGCGGCTATAAGCGGATCCAGCCGATCCCACACGGCATAACCCCAGCCCACCGCCGCGCAAGCGTGCGCCATCACCGCGAACGCCGCTCTATCTCGGTCCCCGATCAACTCTGCCGGCCGCGAATCCAAGACCAACCACCGCGCACCCGTCCTACGCACCAGGAAATCCGGCGCATGCCGACGTTGCTTGCCGCCGTCCTGCCGCCAGACCAGCCAAAACGGCTGCGACACGACGTCGACCACCTCGGGATCGAAGTCCAACGCCACCAAATGATCTCGCTCGACCCACGACTCGAACCCGACGCGCCCGCCCGTCGTCGCCGACCAGTACCAACCGGGATAATTTCTCTGGCCGCGATGGGACCGGAACGCCCGCACCGGACCAGCGATCTCGCCCACCACCGCGGGCAGACCCTGCCACCGGACCCGCCGCTCCACACCGGACTTCGACACGAACGCGGCCTCGAACTCATCGACGTCCATGCCCAGGCCCGGACCCCATTGGCCCGCCGGTGCGCTCAGCACCGATCTATCGTCGCCACTTCGCAAGATCAAAGGTTCGTTTCCGACAGATCAGCTGAGAACACGCCATGGGTACGACAGGTGTCATGAGACTCCGACAGCTCACCTGAGAACCGACATTTGGTACGGGTGTACATGGGAGCCCAGTTTTTGAGTTTATTCGTTGCGGTTACGTTTCGTTGGCTGCGACCAAACGGAAACGGAATAATCTCAACGGTTTACGGGGGAGCGTGGTGGGCTGACCCCCGATAACGTTCACTTATCGGGGGTCAGAACGGCGTGGGTTGGATTGAGGCAGTTTGGGTTTCGTTTCGTGTTGTTGCGTTGGATTTGACGAAACCAACGCTACGATTCCTGGGTGTCGAGCATCTGTAACTACCCGGGTTGTACGAAACCGATCACTCGCGCCGGAGGGCCGGGACGGCCGTCGGAATACTGTGAGCATCCCGATCACACGCGGTGGCGGGCGTGGCGGGAGCGGCAGCGGCGGCAGCAGGCGGAGGCGGAGACCCCAGCCGGGAACGTCACTGTGACGCAACAGCGTCCGGTGACCGTGGCTCGGTTGCGGGCGGATGAGCTGCTCGGACAGTTCAAGAATTTGGCGGATCAGTTGGGGACGACGTTGCATGCCGCGGTGGCGGAGCTGTCGACGCTGGCCGATCCGGCGGTGGCAGAGGCGCAGGTGCAGGCGGTGCAGGCGGATGCGGCGCGGCGGATTGCCGAGGCGGAGATGGCGGCGGTGGGGGCGGAGCAGGCGCGGCGGGAGGCCGAGGAGGCCAGGGCGGCAGCGGAATCGGCGGCCGAGGATGCGATTCTGACGGCGGAGGACGCCGACGCGCGGATCGCTGAGGCGTTGGCGGCGCGCGATGATGCGCTCGGTGAGGTGGAGCGGGTTACCAAGCGGGCCGCCGATGAGGTGTTCGCGGCGCGGGCCGAGGCGGAGGCCGAGATCCGCACCGCGCGACGGGAAGCGGCCGAGGATGTGGAGCGCGCCCGCCAGCAGGCGAGCGAGGAGATCGAGATGGCGCGGGCGAAGGCCGCCGCCGAAATCGAGCAGGTGCGTCGCGACGCGGCACAGCGCATCACCGCCGCGAGCGCCGAACGCGACCTCGCCGTGCAGCGCGCCGCCGACGCCGAGCGCGCCATCGAACGCGCGGAAGCGGCTGTGGCCGAACGCAATCAGGTGGTCGCGGAAACTCGCGAGGAACTCAAACAGGTGCGCGCCGACCTGGATCGCGCCCGCGCCGAGAACACCGAGTTCCGCCGACAGGCCGCCACGGACATCGCCGAGGTCCGCAAGGAATCAGCCGCAGCCCTCGAGAAGGCACACCAGGAAACAACCGCCCGCCTCGCCGCCCTCGACGACGCCCGAACCCAAACCCTCGCCCGCGCCGAACGCGCCGAACAACAACTCGACGCCCTCCTCGCCCAGCGCGCGACACCTGCCGAACCGCAGCGCTGAGCACCGCCGGGGAACGGCCGGCGGTCGCTCCTGATGCTCAGGAAGTGCTGGCCGCCATTCGCAGAACGACGCGACCCAGGTTGCGTCGTTCCTCGATCGACGCGATGGCCTCGTCGAGGCGATCGACCGAGAATTCCGTGTGGCGCGGCCGGATCGCCCCGTCTGCCAGCAACTTCCACAGTTCCGACCGATACGACTCGATCACGTCCGGCTGTGTTCGGGACAGCAGCCCGATCGAGAAGCCGGTGATTGTCTTGAGCTCCGCGAGCAGGCTGCCGACCTCGACCGAGCCGCCACCGGCGCTGTAGGCCACCAGCCGGCCTCGCGGAGCCAATGCCTCGACCGCTCGCGTCACCAGCGAGCCGCCCACCCCGTCCACGATCACGTCGAACCGCTCAACCCAGGGATCCTCGTACCCGACCACCCCGTCCGCACCGCACTCCCGCACGAACGCGACTTTGTCCGCCGCGCCGACCGCGCCGACCACGCGCTCGGCGCCGAGCGCCCGTGCGATCTGCACTGCCAGATGGCCGGATCCACTGGCCGCGGCGGTGACGAGCATCGACCGCCCCGCGATGTCTCCACCGGAACGCACAGCCCCCATCGCTACCAGGCCGCCGCGGACCAGTGCGAGACCGTCGGCGGCGTCGACGTCGGCGGGCAGTTCGCTGACCAGTGCCGGTGCGGCGAGGGCATATTCGGCGTAGACGCCTTCGAACACGACACCACCGACCCGCTTGCCCAGCCAGGCACCGGGGACGTCCGGGCCGGTATCGACCACTGTGCCCACCATCTCGCCGCCTGGGTCGGATACATTGCCCGCCCGCAGCATCCGAACGAGACCGAGGTGGACTCCGACCAACTCTGTGCGCACCAACAGCTGGCCGGGTCCGGGCGTGGGGCGCTGGGCCTGGACTGGTTCCGGTCGGCCGGAGAAACGAATCTTGCGCACTGAGCACGCCTTTCGGGTTGACACCGGAATGCCTGCGGCGGCAACCGGTTGTTCGAATTTCTTACGTCGGACGTAAAATTATGCTGAGCGCAGTCACTATGTCAACGGTAAAGTTACGTTGGTGGTATGTTTTGATGGTGAGTACCGAGCCCCTCGGCCTGCGCGAGAGCAAGAAGCGCGAGACCCGGCAAGCGATCTCCGATCACGCGACCAGGTTGTTCATCGAGCGCGGATTCGAGGCGACGACCATCGCCGAGGTCGCCGCGACAGCGCGGGTCGCCAAGAAGACTGTGACGAACTACTTTCCGCGCAAAGAGGATCTGGCGCTGGATATCCATCAGGACTTCGTCTCCTCGCTCGCCGACACTGTCGCAGCCCGCGCGCCCGGCGAGTCGGCGCTGTCGGCCCTTCGTGGCGAATCCATCTCCGCGGCACAGCGTTTCGACGCGCTGGCTGGATTTTCCGGACCCGACTTCTGTCGCATGATCGCCGACAGCCCGACGCTGGTGGCCCGGCTGCGGGAGCTCCACGAACTGCGTGAACAGGAGCTCGCTCGCATGCTGCCCGGCGACGACATCATCCGCCGCGCCGCCGCCGCCCAATTCGGTGCGGCTCACCGGCTGCTCTTTCAGCGGGTTCAGGAACTCACGCTGCAGGGGCTGTCACGCAA
This sequence is a window from Nocardia yunnanensis. Protein-coding genes within it:
- a CDS encoding TnsA-like heteromeric transposase endonuclease subunit — encoded protein: MLSAPAGQWGPGLGMDVDEFEAAFVSKSGVERRVRWQGLPAVVGEIAGPVRAFRSHRGQRNYPGWYWSATTGGRVGFESWVERDHLVALDFDPEVVDVVSQPFWLVWRQDGGKQRRHAPDFLVRRTGARWLVLDSRPAELIGDRDRAAFAVMAHACAAVGWGYAVWDRLDPLIAANHRWLGGYRHPRCFDGAVARELLETFTRPRPLMDGAEAVGDPLRTLPVLYHLLWRQWLVADLSVVLSHRSAVSVSPKLSDLSDMAQGPVHSEERR
- a CDS encoding quinone oxidoreductase family protein is translated as MSTRKACSVRKIRFSGRPEPVQAQRPTPGPGQLLVRTELVGVHLGLVRMLRAGNVSDPGGEMVGTVVDTGPDVPGAWLGKRVGGVVFEGVYAEYALAAPALVSELPADVDAADGLALVRGGLVAMGAVRSGGDIAGRSMLVTAAASGSGHLAVQIARALGAERVVGAVGAADKVAFVRECGADGVVGYEDPWVERFDVIVDGVGGSLVTRAVEALAPRGRLVAYSAGGGSVEVGSLLAELKTITGFSIGLLSRTQPDVIESYRSELWKLLADGAIRPRHTEFSVDRLDEAIASIEERRNLGRVVLRMAASTS
- a CDS encoding TetR/AcrR family transcriptional regulator encodes the protein MLSAVTMSTVKLRWWYVLMVSTEPLGLRESKKRETRQAISDHATRLFIERGFEATTIAEVAATARVAKKTVTNYFPRKEDLALDIHQDFVSSLADTVAARAPGESALSALRGESISAAQRFDALAGFSGPDFCRMIADSPTLVARLRELHELREQELARMLPGDDIIRRAAAAQFGAAHRLLFQRVQELTLQGLSRKRIAATVVGEANQVFDLLEPALGDYAIA